Proteins encoded in a region of the Isosphaeraceae bacterium EP7 genome:
- the hypF gene encoding carbamoyltransferase HypF, giving the protein MERRAISVRGIVQGVGFRPFVHHLASRYGLRGFVRNQTDGVLIEVEGKGRSLDRFLTELTSQPPPLVQIDEVRWVARRPRGDPLFQINLSTNDATGVVFHSPDVATCDDCLVELFDLRDRRYRYPFLNCTNCGPRFTIIRGAPYDRERTTMESFAMCPACLAEYQDPSNRRFHAEPIACPACGPRLQALDAHGQSISSEDPLAAAGAALRQGRILALKGLGGYHLACLATDGRVVSELRRRKHRDEKPFAIMVRDPAEARRIAELSPAEEALLVSRRRPIVLLRRRAGVDVADSVAPGTRELGLMLPYTPLHHLLLDELGATPLVMTSGNRADEPIAYDDHDAQALLSGIADLYMTNNRSIHMRCDDSVTRFVAGDEMPIRRSRGYSPQPLRLPIACLRHTLALGGQLKATFALGRDRLAILSHHIGDLDHFEAYRSYTEAITHYERLFAFRPEFLAHDLHPDYASTRYAAEHPALVLLGVQHHHAHISSCMAEHGLNEPVIGVAFDGTGYGADGAVWGGEFLTGDYRAFRRAAHLMYVPMPGGDQAIREPWRMAAAHLVNAGYDLSQLREYVHATTLAGVHQQIERRFNAPLTSSVGRLFDAVAALAGVRQRVSYEGQAAIELEGLASTVSDDGVYPFAIECGSSLVIDTRPLIAQVAEEARNGCEASVIGRRFHSTLVEMIARVCSRLAEETGIRTVVLSGGVFMNVLLTTETVARLTRDGLRVYRHRRVPTNDGGLCLGQLAIAAAWQESGVVSG; this is encoded by the coding sequence ATGGAACGTCGAGCGATTTCTGTCCGAGGAATCGTCCAAGGGGTGGGCTTCCGTCCCTTCGTTCACCATCTCGCCTCGAGGTACGGACTTCGTGGCTTCGTGAGGAATCAGACCGACGGGGTGCTGATCGAGGTGGAGGGAAAAGGTCGCTCACTGGACCGGTTCTTGACCGAACTGACGTCCCAGCCGCCGCCATTGGTGCAAATCGACGAAGTCCGCTGGGTGGCCCGAAGGCCTCGCGGCGATCCTCTCTTCCAGATTAATCTCAGCACCAACGACGCGACCGGCGTGGTCTTCCACTCGCCTGATGTCGCTACGTGCGACGACTGTCTCGTTGAACTGTTTGATCTGCGTGACCGGCGGTATCGGTATCCTTTCCTGAATTGCACCAACTGCGGCCCGCGTTTCACGATCATCCGTGGCGCCCCCTACGACCGCGAGCGGACGACGATGGAGTCGTTTGCGATGTGCCCCGCGTGCCTCGCGGAGTATCAGGATCCGAGCAACCGTCGATTCCATGCCGAACCGATCGCCTGTCCCGCGTGCGGTCCTCGGTTGCAGGCCCTCGACGCGCATGGCCAATCGATCTCGTCCGAAGATCCGCTGGCTGCGGCGGGCGCCGCGTTGCGTCAGGGGAGGATCCTCGCCCTCAAGGGCCTGGGGGGTTACCACCTGGCTTGCCTCGCGACCGACGGGCGGGTCGTCTCGGAGTTGAGACGCCGCAAGCATCGCGATGAGAAACCGTTTGCCATCATGGTGCGCGATCCGGCGGAGGCCCGTCGAATCGCCGAGCTTTCCCCGGCCGAAGAGGCGTTGCTGGTTTCCCGGCGACGACCGATCGTCTTGCTCCGTCGACGTGCCGGCGTCGACGTGGCCGACTCGGTTGCTCCCGGGACTCGCGAACTCGGCCTGATGCTGCCTTACACGCCATTGCACCACCTCTTGCTCGATGAGCTCGGGGCGACTCCTCTGGTGATGACCAGCGGCAACCGGGCCGACGAGCCGATTGCCTACGACGATCACGATGCGCAAGCTCTCCTTTCCGGCATCGCAGACCTTTACATGACCAATAATCGATCGATCCACATGCGATGCGATGACTCGGTCACGCGTTTTGTCGCGGGCGATGAGATGCCGATCCGCCGATCACGTGGCTATTCCCCGCAACCATTGAGGCTTCCCATCGCCTGCCTGAGGCATACGCTGGCGCTCGGCGGGCAACTGAAAGCGACCTTTGCACTGGGACGCGATCGCCTTGCCATTCTGAGCCATCACATCGGCGATCTCGACCACTTCGAAGCGTACCGGTCGTATACCGAGGCCATCACGCACTACGAACGACTCTTCGCCTTTCGGCCTGAATTCCTGGCGCACGACTTGCATCCGGATTATGCTTCGACGCGCTACGCAGCAGAGCACCCTGCCCTGGTGCTGCTTGGGGTGCAGCATCATCATGCGCACATTTCAAGTTGCATGGCCGAGCATGGCCTGAACGAGCCCGTCATCGGCGTTGCTTTTGATGGGACGGGTTATGGGGCCGACGGCGCGGTCTGGGGCGGCGAGTTCCTGACGGGAGACTACCGCGCGTTCAGGCGTGCGGCGCACCTGATGTACGTTCCCATGCCAGGCGGGGATCAGGCGATCCGAGAGCCGTGGAGGATGGCCGCCGCCCACCTCGTCAATGCTGGGTATGATCTTTCGCAACTCCGCGAATACGTTCACGCAACGACGCTGGCCGGTGTTCATCAGCAGATCGAGCGTCGATTCAACGCCCCGTTGACGTCGAGCGTCGGCCGACTCTTCGACGCCGTCGCGGCACTGGCCGGCGTGCGCCAACGGGTCAGCTATGAAGGCCAGGCGGCGATCGAACTCGAAGGATTGGCATCGACCGTCTCGGACGACGGAGTCTATCCGTTCGCGATCGAGTGCGGTTCGAGCCTCGTCATCGACACACGACCGCTGATTGCCCAGGTGGCCGAGGAGGCCCGCAACGGCTGCGAGGCGTCGGTCATCGGCCGCCGATTCCATTCGACCCTGGTTGAGATGATCGCCCGAGTCTGCTCGCGCTTGGCCGAGGAGACCGGGATCCGCACGGTTGTCCTCAGCGGCGGCGTCTTCATGAACGTTTTGCTGACGACCGAGACGGTCGCGAGGTTGACGCGCGACGGGCTCCGGGTCTACCGGCACCGGAGAGTTCCGACCAACGACGGAGGGTTGTGCCTGGGTCAGCTCGCCATTGCGGCCGCGTGGCAGGAGTCAGGGGTGGTCTCAGGATAG
- a CDS encoding hydrogenase expression protein HypE, with translation MAEATVPYGRKTQRASAVKEVHILWITAGLGCDGDSVSITAATQPSIEDVLLGAIPGLPKVHLHNPVLAFENGDEFMSYWYRADEGRLEPFVLVVEGSIPNEKIKEEGYWAALGTDKKTGQPITTCEWIDRLSPKATAVVAIGTCATYGGIHAMEGNPTGCMGLPDYLGWHWKSKAGLPIVCVPGCPVQPDNFMETLLYLLYQLAGLAPMIPLDDCLRPTWLFGKTVHDGCDRAGYYEEANFATEYGSPKCLVKLGCWGPVVNCNVPKRGWMAGIGGCPNVGGICIGCTMPGFPDKFMPFMDEPPGARLSSTAIGLYGRIIRKLRHWTMDTANKEPKWRHNRPELTTGYRPQTPVRS, from the coding sequence ATGGCAGAAGCGACGGTCCCCTACGGACGAAAGACGCAACGAGCGTCTGCCGTCAAGGAAGTTCACATTCTCTGGATCACGGCCGGTCTCGGCTGCGATGGCGACTCGGTCTCGATCACGGCGGCCACCCAGCCCAGCATCGAGGATGTCCTGCTCGGCGCCATTCCGGGGCTCCCCAAGGTCCACCTTCATAATCCCGTGCTCGCCTTCGAAAATGGCGATGAGTTTATGAGCTACTGGTATCGGGCCGACGAGGGCCGGCTCGAGCCATTTGTGCTGGTCGTCGAAGGGTCGATCCCCAATGAGAAGATCAAGGAGGAAGGGTATTGGGCCGCGCTCGGTACGGACAAGAAGACCGGGCAGCCGATCACGACCTGTGAGTGGATCGACCGTCTCTCCCCCAAGGCCACGGCCGTCGTGGCGATCGGCACCTGCGCGACCTACGGCGGCATCCATGCGATGGAGGGGAACCCCACCGGCTGCATGGGCCTGCCCGACTACCTCGGCTGGCACTGGAAATCCAAGGCGGGCCTGCCGATCGTCTGCGTGCCGGGCTGTCCCGTTCAGCCCGACAACTTCATGGAGACGCTCCTGTACTTGCTTTACCAGCTGGCGGGTCTCGCGCCGATGATCCCGCTGGACGACTGCCTCCGGCCCACCTGGCTCTTCGGCAAGACCGTGCACGATGGTTGCGACCGCGCGGGGTACTACGAAGAGGCCAATTTCGCGACCGAGTACGGGTCTCCGAAGTGCCTGGTCAAGCTCGGCTGCTGGGGGCCGGTGGTCAACTGCAACGTTCCCAAGCGAGGCTGGATGGCTGGCATCGGGGGCTGTCCCAACGTCGGTGGGATCTGCATCGGCTGTACGATGCCGGGGTTCCCCGACAAGTTCATGCCGTTCATGGACGAGCCGCCAGGCGCACGACTGTCATCGACCGCGATCGGGTTGTACGGCCGGATCATCCGAAAACTCCGCCACTGGACCATGGACACGGCCAACAAGGAGCCCAAGTGGCGTCACAATCGTCCCGAGTTGACCACCGGATACCGCCCTCAAACACCCGTCAGGTCATAA
- the hypD gene encoding hydrogenase formation protein HypD, giving the protein MKYLDEYRDGAAAEKLAAAIARTVTRPWTIMEVCGGQTHSIVKYGIDRILPPEVELVHGPGCPVCVTSLEMIDRAHAIASKPDVIFCSFGDMLRVPGSRGDLLQLKSQGSDVRIVYSPLDAVNLAAANPSRQVVFFAIGFETTAPPNAMAVWMAKRRGLTNFSVLVSHVLVPPAMAAILESPGNRVRGFLGPGHVCAVVGTSEYVPIAERYLVPIVITGFEPLDLLEGVLRTVKQLESGRAEVENAYARAVRSEGNPASRRLIDDVFEVCNRKWRGIGMIPQSGYTLRPEYREFDAERRFEVAGIETHESSICISGEILKGNKKPHDCPAFGRLCTPQNPLGATMVSSEGACAAYFAYGRHREAWPNESIVPVEDLAPLVASGEGVGS; this is encoded by the coding sequence ATGAAATACCTCGACGAATATCGAGACGGCGCGGCGGCTGAGAAGCTCGCGGCGGCAATCGCACGCACCGTCACTCGCCCATGGACGATCATGGAGGTTTGCGGCGGCCAGACGCATTCCATCGTGAAGTATGGGATCGATCGGATCTTACCCCCCGAGGTCGAACTCGTGCATGGGCCGGGGTGCCCGGTTTGCGTGACCTCACTCGAGATGATCGACCGGGCGCATGCGATCGCCTCGAAGCCCGACGTCATTTTCTGCTCCTTCGGCGATATGCTCCGCGTTCCGGGCTCGCGTGGCGACCTCTTGCAGCTCAAGTCGCAGGGGAGCGACGTACGGATCGTCTACTCCCCTCTCGACGCCGTGAACCTGGCGGCGGCCAACCCGTCGCGGCAGGTCGTCTTCTTCGCGATCGGGTTCGAGACTACGGCGCCCCCGAACGCGATGGCGGTTTGGATGGCGAAGCGTCGAGGACTGACCAACTTCAGCGTCCTGGTCTCGCATGTGCTTGTGCCGCCGGCGATGGCCGCGATTCTCGAGTCGCCCGGTAACCGCGTCCGGGGGTTCCTGGGGCCGGGGCACGTCTGTGCCGTGGTCGGTACGAGCGAGTACGTGCCGATCGCCGAACGTTACCTCGTGCCGATCGTCATCACGGGCTTCGAGCCGCTCGACCTTCTCGAAGGGGTGCTCAGGACCGTCAAGCAACTCGAGAGCGGGCGTGCGGAGGTCGAGAACGCGTACGCCCGAGCCGTCCGCTCCGAAGGGAATCCCGCGTCGAGAAGGCTCATCGACGACGTCTTCGAAGTCTGCAACCGCAAGTGGCGAGGGATCGGAATGATCCCGCAGAGCGGATATACTCTCCGCCCCGAGTACCGCGAGTTCGACGCCGAGCGCAGATTCGAGGTCGCTGGGATCGAGACGCACGAATCCTCGATCTGCATCAGCGGAGAGATCCTCAAGGGGAACAAGAAGCCTCACGACTGCCCGGCCTTCGGTCGGCTCTGTACGCCGCAAAACCCGCTCGGCGCGACGATGGTCTCCTCCGAAGGTGCTTGTGCCGCCTATTTCGCCTACGGTCGGCATCGAGAGGCGTGGCCTAATGAATCGATCGTTCCTGTCGAAGACCTGGCCCCCCTCGTGGCCAGCGGGGAGGGCGTCGGCTCATGA
- a CDS encoding HypC/HybG/HupF family hydrogenase formation chaperone, giving the protein MCLGVPGRVVETYQEHDVLMGRVEFGGVYKRVCLEHVPEARVDDYVLVHVGFALSRIDEVEAHRVFAFLKEMDQLDELEASSP; this is encoded by the coding sequence ATGTGCCTCGGGGTCCCCGGAAGAGTGGTCGAGACCTACCAAGAGCACGACGTCTTGATGGGCCGAGTCGAGTTCGGCGGGGTCTATAAACGGGTCTGCCTGGAGCATGTCCCCGAGGCACGAGTTGATGATTATGTCCTCGTCCATGTCGGGTTCGCCCTCTCGCGGATCGACGAGGTCGAAGCGCATCGGGTGTTCGCGTTTCTGAAGGAGATGGACCAACTCGACGAGTTGGAGGCATCCTCGCCATGA
- the hypE gene encoding hydrogenase expression/formation protein HypE produces the protein MTDRRSTIDVGLLGACPVPLSRYDRIVLGHGGGGLLTAELIQRVFLPAFDNDVLDALEDQATLRLGGDNGVKAPRIAFSTDSFVVRPLFFPGGDIGKLAVHGTVNDLAVGGARPLFLSAAFILEEGLPIADLKRIVASMRSACDEAGVVLVTGDTKVVDRGKGDQVFITTAGIGLVPEGRSLSIRSARAGDCLVVSGTIGDHGIAIMSVREGIEFETVLESDTAPLNDLVRIMLDACPSIRAMRDPTRGGVSSALNELAEASRVGVKLDEASIPVRSEVRGACEMLGLDPLYVANEGKLIAVVPSEDAERLVTVMRSHPLGRDAALIGKIVAEHPGMVTMRSLVGGERVVTLLSGEQLPRIC, from the coding sequence ATGACTGATCGCCGTTCGACGATCGATGTCGGACTCCTTGGGGCCTGTCCGGTCCCCCTGTCGCGGTACGACCGGATCGTGCTCGGGCACGGTGGCGGTGGGTTGCTGACTGCCGAACTCATTCAGCGAGTCTTCCTCCCCGCGTTCGACAACGATGTGCTCGACGCACTCGAGGATCAGGCCACGCTCCGACTCGGCGGGGATAACGGTGTAAAGGCTCCTCGAATCGCCTTCTCCACCGATTCGTTCGTCGTCCGACCGCTCTTCTTCCCCGGTGGCGACATTGGCAAGCTCGCGGTCCACGGGACCGTGAACGACCTGGCGGTCGGCGGTGCTCGTCCACTCTTCCTGTCGGCGGCATTCATCCTCGAAGAGGGGCTGCCGATCGCCGATCTGAAACGAATCGTCGCCTCGATGCGGTCTGCCTGCGATGAGGCGGGAGTGGTGCTCGTGACCGGTGATACCAAAGTCGTCGACCGGGGCAAGGGTGATCAGGTTTTCATCACGACCGCGGGGATCGGCCTTGTGCCCGAGGGCCGTTCGCTCTCGATCCGGTCGGCTCGGGCGGGCGATTGCCTCGTGGTATCCGGGACGATCGGGGATCACGGGATCGCCATCATGTCAGTACGCGAGGGGATCGAATTCGAGACCGTGCTCGAAAGCGATACCGCCCCGCTGAACGACCTCGTCCGAATCATGCTCGACGCCTGCCCCTCGATCCGAGCGATGCGCGACCCGACCCGAGGCGGCGTGTCGAGTGCCTTGAATGAGCTGGCCGAGGCGTCTCGCGTGGGAGTCAAGCTCGACGAGGCGTCGATCCCGGTCCGTTCCGAGGTCCGAGGTGCCTGCGAGATGCTCGGGCTCGACCCCTTGTACGTTGCCAACGAAGGTAAGCTGATTGCCGTCGTCCCCAGCGAGGATGCAGAGCGGCTCGTCACGGTCATGCGATCGCACCCATTGGGCCGGGACGCGGCCCTGATTGGCAAGATCGTGGCCGAGCATCCGGGCATGGTCACCATGAGATCGCTCGTGGGAGGCGAACGGGTCGTCACCCTGCTTTCAGGGGAACAATTGCCGCGCATCTGCTGA
- a CDS encoding helix-turn-helix domain-containing protein: MTDKTTDDSLDAGLDAGRIALTSRLKALRHELFGERGGPELARILGLPVRTMYNYESGVVIPGEVLVLLVERTDVSPTWLLTGREPMLGSGTE, from the coding sequence ATGACCGATAAGACGACCGACGACTCGCTTGATGCAGGGCTCGATGCCGGGAGGATCGCCCTGACCTCGCGGCTCAAGGCTCTCCGACACGAACTTTTCGGCGAACGTGGAGGGCCGGAACTGGCGAGGATCTTGGGCTTGCCAGTCCGGACCATGTACAACTACGAGTCCGGAGTCGTGATCCCCGGCGAGGTCCTGGTCCTCCTCGTCGAGCGAACGGATGTCAGTCCAACATGGCTCCTGACCGGACGAGAACCGATGTTGGGATCGGGAACGGAGTGA
- a CDS encoding carboxypeptidase regulatory-like domain-containing protein → MLDILPIDFPPARAALVIAVDVALKSGAFLAAAYAAHALLGPRRALARSALWNACLVGLVLLPVTTLLVPRLNIPLPWPAVEVARPATMPATAPPAPRPIAVATPFMRPEPRLLVSPIGPRIASRTPDFASDAPARRIGMFTIIGGVYFVVIALLAARLFGSLAAVARLCRSSTPVANSAWLAVLERWRGRLGVSRRVALRASDRVTVPLVVGWLRPAILLPRSLSADESPTLIDAVLLHELAHIRRGDFGWNLVRRLVQIVYWPNPLTWPLGRIIGSVREQSCDDLCVHALGDANAYRATLLDVAAALVRRPDAALGLAMARPTNLAHRLAWIDRTAGSSRCLMPTPARLTFAALILSLAGLLGTLQFARASRAADDPAPARPVVTRPSAETKSVDIRVLADDTGKPLPGAIVKVEMDFTEADKLADADGRVRVDLSKRRYKESLSLEIWAEGYVQKQHYFSRDNPKFPDVTATLTVRLHPADETLGGLVTDEEGKPIAGAKVEISGQLGGEAIEGERAYKVPAITDAVGRWRSRSFRAMKSASLYLSHPDFVGNDQLDPRFHAEMDPSGRPRPGVKSIASLRDFSDVEVMTRGVSLDGIVTDSKGRPVAGAHVGKTDAQNARSTLDMFLDKTVTDAAGHFRFSHTRPVPTTLIVKAPGHAPGLKTVEVGEKSGPVSIQLDPPRPFSGRVVDSRGTPMPNANVYIGSWRNLRLIGEVFVTDSEGRFRWDSAPADTFQISASLGSELIVTRDIFPGEEKVTLPLNRRLSVTGKILDDETGKPVAQADLEVGLPDPASGEIWWKPRPNAFDPDAGYSVWLDAEDYPEYRLRIKAPGYQDFETRPFRSDAGSKEEDIRLVKSRGPTDRGKIAGFVNRPDGSPLEGADVVLALPSETAGSHPVSIVNGTIKPGRGQEVVKTDQRGRFALNRPGPDEGSFSVVIVHSDGYAEPSRSELEADPRIRLKPWGRIEGSTLPGIKTGPGSEISYQSDRLGNPDVPAIYASGKAVIDKQGRFLIERIVPGDVRVGIGPDRKSVPRGSRDNGTLVDVHAGETSRVEVGRRGRPVIAKVQFPVGNNPTDDYSSRTIVEIQSGRPHIPAPPAGAIEPSTTWTKQWWASAEGREYRRNWIEIEPTTVQPDGSIRIDDVPAGTYFLKVKCSPDEIWNAYPERIATATRQFLVPPIQGGQSDVPLDLGVLRPAIKATLNIGEPAPDFRVETLDGKVLTLADFRGRFLLLDFWATWCGPCIGELPSFKEVYANYGKDQRFAMLSLSLDADKDAPRKFAAENGMAWDQGYLGQGEGGMQEAYHVQQIPSTFLIGPDGMIRANGLRGDTIGRAVEEALKVD, encoded by the coding sequence ATGCTCGACATCCTGCCGATCGATTTTCCGCCTGCCCGGGCGGCCCTCGTCATCGCGGTCGACGTCGCCCTGAAGTCCGGCGCGTTCCTCGCCGCGGCCTACGCCGCGCACGCCCTGCTCGGCCCGCGCCGGGCCCTGGCCCGGTCGGCCCTCTGGAACGCCTGCCTCGTCGGGCTGGTGTTGCTGCCGGTCACGACGCTCCTCGTCCCCAGGCTGAACATCCCCCTGCCCTGGCCGGCCGTCGAGGTCGCTCGCCCGGCAACCATGCCGGCGACCGCCCCCCCGGCCCCTCGCCCCATCGCTGTCGCGACCCCGTTCATGAGGCCGGAGCCCCGCTTGCTCGTCAGCCCGATCGGGCCGAGAATCGCCTCGCGAACTCCCGATTTCGCCTCGGACGCTCCTGCCCGTAGAATTGGCATGTTCACCATCATTGGTGGCGTCTATTTCGTCGTCATCGCACTGCTCGCGGCAAGGTTGTTCGGCTCCCTGGCGGCGGTCGCCAGGCTCTGCCGCAGTTCCACGCCGGTCGCAAATTCGGCCTGGCTCGCGGTGCTGGAACGCTGGCGAGGCCGGCTCGGGGTCTCCCGTCGTGTGGCCTTGCGGGCCTCCGATCGAGTGACGGTCCCCCTCGTCGTGGGCTGGCTGCGGCCCGCGATCCTCCTTCCCCGGTCGCTTTCCGCGGACGAATCCCCCACCCTCATCGACGCGGTCCTGCTCCACGAACTGGCCCACATCCGCCGGGGCGACTTCGGCTGGAACCTGGTGCGCCGCCTGGTGCAGATCGTTTACTGGCCGAACCCGCTCACCTGGCCGCTCGGCCGGATCATCGGATCCGTGCGCGAGCAGTCCTGCGACGACCTCTGCGTCCACGCCCTGGGCGACGCCAACGCCTACCGCGCCACCCTCCTCGACGTCGCCGCCGCCCTCGTCCGCCGCCCCGACGCGGCGCTCGGCCTGGCCATGGCCCGCCCCACCAACCTGGCCCATCGCCTCGCCTGGATCGACCGCACCGCCGGCTCATCCCGCTGCCTGATGCCCACCCCCGCCCGCCTCACCTTCGCCGCCCTGATCCTGTCCCTCGCAGGCCTCCTCGGAACCCTCCAGTTCGCCCGAGCCTCACGAGCGGCCGACGACCCCGCGCCGGCCAGGCCAGTCGTCACCAGGCCGAGTGCTGAGACCAAGTCGGTCGATATTCGGGTGCTGGCAGATGACACCGGTAAGCCGCTTCCTGGCGCAATTGTGAAGGTCGAGATGGATTTCACCGAGGCCGACAAGTTGGCGGATGCCGACGGCAGGGTCCGCGTCGACCTCTCCAAGCGGAGGTATAAGGAGAGCCTCAGCCTTGAAATCTGGGCCGAAGGCTACGTCCAGAAGCAGCATTACTTCTCCCGCGATAACCCGAAATTCCCCGATGTCACCGCGACGCTTACCGTCAGGTTACACCCCGCCGACGAGACGCTCGGAGGCCTCGTCACGGACGAGGAAGGCAAGCCGATCGCCGGGGCCAAGGTCGAGATCAGTGGCCAGCTTGGGGGAGAGGCGATCGAAGGCGAGCGTGCATACAAAGTCCCCGCGATCACCGATGCCGTGGGCCGGTGGCGGAGTCGCTCCTTCCGGGCGATGAAATCGGCATCCCTTTACCTATCCCATCCCGATTTCGTCGGCAATGATCAACTCGATCCTCGATTCCACGCCGAGATGGATCCGTCTGGAAGGCCGAGGCCCGGCGTCAAATCGATTGCCTCCCTGCGTGACTTCTCCGACGTCGAAGTCATGACGCGTGGCGTCTCTCTCGACGGGATCGTCACCGACTCGAAAGGCCGTCCCGTCGCGGGCGCCCACGTCGGCAAGACCGATGCGCAGAACGCGAGAAGTACACTCGACATGTTCCTCGACAAGACGGTCACGGACGCAGCCGGACACTTCCGGTTTTCCCACACGCGGCCCGTCCCGACGACGCTCATCGTCAAGGCCCCTGGGCACGCCCCCGGCCTGAAGACCGTCGAGGTCGGCGAGAAATCCGGCCCGGTCTCGATCCAGCTTGACCCGCCCCGCCCCTTCTCCGGCCGCGTCGTCGACTCTCGTGGGACGCCGATGCCGAACGCCAACGTGTACATCGGATCCTGGCGCAATCTCAGGTTAATCGGCGAGGTTTTCGTGACTGATTCGGAGGGGAGGTTTCGCTGGGATTCAGCCCCCGCGGATACCTTCCAGATCTCCGCGAGCCTGGGGAGCGAACTCATCGTCACTCGCGACATCTTCCCGGGTGAAGAGAAAGTGACGCTGCCTCTCAATCGGAGGCTCTCCGTCACCGGCAAGATCCTGGACGACGAGACCGGCAAGCCCGTCGCGCAAGCCGATCTCGAAGTCGGCCTGCCGGATCCAGCGTCGGGCGAGATCTGGTGGAAACCAAGGCCGAATGCATTCGATCCGGATGCGGGGTACTCGGTCTGGCTCGACGCCGAGGACTATCCTGAGTATCGCCTTCGAATCAAGGCACCAGGATATCAAGACTTTGAGACACGCCCATTTCGCAGCGACGCAGGGAGCAAGGAGGAGGACATCCGCCTCGTGAAGAGTCGTGGGCCGACCGATCGAGGCAAGATCGCCGGATTTGTCAACCGGCCCGACGGTTCCCCGCTGGAGGGTGCGGACGTCGTCCTGGCACTTCCCAGCGAAACGGCCGGGTCTCATCCCGTCTCGATCGTGAACGGGACGATCAAGCCGGGGCGGGGTCAGGAGGTCGTCAAGACCGATCAACGAGGGCGATTCGCCCTGAACCGGCCTGGGCCGGACGAAGGGTCGTTCTCCGTGGTCATCGTCCACTCCGACGGTTATGCCGAGCCCAGCCGGTCCGAGCTCGAGGCCGATCCGAGAATCAGATTAAAGCCCTGGGGGCGAATCGAAGGTTCGACCTTGCCCGGCATCAAAACCGGCCCCGGCTCCGAGATCAGCTACCAATCCGATCGGCTCGGCAATCCCGACGTCCCCGCGATCTATGCCAGCGGCAAGGCAGTGATCGACAAGCAAGGTCGTTTCCTCATCGAGCGAATCGTCCCCGGCGACGTCAGGGTCGGAATTGGGCCCGATCGCAAGTCCGTCCCGCGCGGATCGCGAGATAATGGGACGCTCGTGGATGTGCACGCGGGCGAGACCAGCCGGGTCGAGGTCGGCCGACGCGGGCGACCGGTCATCGCGAAGGTTCAGTTCCCTGTTGGGAACAACCCGACCGACGACTACTCGAGTCGCACGATCGTCGAGATCCAGAGCGGTCGCCCGCACATCCCCGCACCACCGGCCGGCGCCATCGAGCCGTCGACGACCTGGACCAAACAGTGGTGGGCGTCGGCCGAGGGGCGCGAGTACCGACGCAATTGGATCGAGATTGAGCCGACGACCGTGCAACCCGACGGGTCCATTCGCATCGACGACGTGCCCGCCGGCACCTATTTCCTGAAGGTGAAGTGCAGCCCTGATGAGATCTGGAATGCCTATCCCGAGCGTATTGCGACCGCGACGAGGCAGTTCCTCGTCCCGCCAATCCAGGGCGGCCAGTCCGATGTCCCGCTGGACCTGGGCGTGCTGCGGCCGGCGATCAAAGCGACCCTGAACATCGGCGAGCCGGCGCCCGACTTCCGGGTCGAGACCCTGGATGGCAAGGTCCTGACGCTGGCCGACTTTCGCGGCAGGTTCTTGCTGCTCGATTTCTGGGCGACCTGGTGTGGCCCTTGCATTGGCGAGTTGCCCTCGTTCAAGGAAGTCTACGCGAATTATGGGAAGGATCAGCGTTTCGCAATGCTCAGCCTGAGCCTCGATGCCGACAAGGATGCCCCGCGCAAGTTCGCGGCCGAGAACGGCATGGCCTGGGATCAGGGATACCTGGGCCAGGGTGAGGGCGGAATGCAGGAGGCTTATCACGTGCAGCAAATCCCTTCCACGTTCCTGATCGGGCCCGACGGCATGATCCGGGCGAACGGGCTGCGGGGCGACACGATTGGCCGGGCCGTGGAGGAGGCTCTAAAGGTCGATTGA